Within Drosophila biarmipes strain raj3 chromosome 4, RU_DBia_V1.1, whole genome shotgun sequence, the genomic segment TTTGggaactataagatatagttgtccgattcgtctggttccgactaatatactacctgctatagaaagaagacttttggaaaacttttagcccgatagttttaaaactgagagaatagtttgcgtagaaacggacggacagacggacatggctagatcgactcgtctttaatttgaaattcagaaccattaaaaaaatgttatttccaagcgtaggaggttatatgttaaaaaacaccggaggtataatttttgaatattattttacctctAATTCCGATTgctcatatggcagctatatgatatagtcgtccgattttgataaaatttaaatcgaaattcataactaataaAAAGATGTTAATTCCAAGCATATAAGATTATATGTTCAAAAACAGCGATAGTTCCTGTGGGAGCTATACGATACAGTTGTTCGATTCGGccggttccgacttatatactacctgcaatagaaagaagaaagtttcagcccgatagctttaaagctGAGAGATTAATTtgagtagaaacggacggacagactgacggacagacggacatggctagatcgactcggctagtgacgctgatcaagaacatatataCTCTATGGGGTCGTAAACGTCTCCGTCACTGCGATGCAAACTTCTAATTGACATCATTATACCCTCGgcaagaatataaaaatttaaaaatatatatatttggtgttttttaacatatagcctccattttttattagtttttttttttatatcaattttttatatcactgaaaCTATCAACATtcctaaaatatttcatatggtgttactaacgttgattatttccgGTAACTGCAAGGGTCCTAGACAAGAAGCCAAGCGGAACTTTTTGAACTACATGGACATGCTGCCGGGCGTCACCACGCAAGAAAAGTTTTACTAAGCATTTTTTTAACGGAACCACCAGTAATATGATCTCCGTCATggtctcctttttttttggactTCTCTACCACGAGATACTTTGCAGTTTATGTGGAGCTGAAGGACACAGTGGCTTTTTTTGGGAAGATGAAATAAGGTCGGCCGCTACAAGACAGCTGGAAGAGCCATTACCAGCCATTACCAGCTATTGCCAGGTTACTGGGCGCCTTCCAACAGCTCCGTTTCAATCTCGGCTACAACTTCCTCAAGGCTTATATCGGCGTGTTGGAAATCGGAATTGCACTGCAAATGGTACAGAGAAAATGTCAAGCATCAGCGACACTAGAAGGAATCTTTAAACTACTTATTAAGATAAATGAAAAGAAACTAcctcttaaaataaataaagataaataagaaaatgtttaaattccatttatttttatttctttgtgcagCTCAgactcttcttttttttcaatttttcgtgGCTTGACAGAAAGACAATGCTCCACGCAATGCGGGTaagctatatattttttttttgctgataaaaaattttaacaaagaaataaaatttttacggTTTACTTAATTACcattattacaaaatatttcagaaaaataaaaaatgacaCCCAAAAAAAGTTCTTCGGTTTGTCAacgtcgatctagccatgaccGCCCAAACCGTGGCTGCTAAATTCTAGggtaaaatgttaaattaatttaacatatttgaattaatttgttttggccaATGCCTGACTTACATATGTCACTCAGTGTACTGACTTCGGCCCATTTTAGGTAAGCAGTCCAGACTGGGCAGTTACCGTTAATAATGAAATGTTTCCTTCGAAGTcagatatatttaattttttgacatgGTTCATCACTAGGTAATTTAAATCAGATGTAGCAAGATTCTAGAGTGGCTGTTTTAAACACTGATCCATAAATTTATCGAGTCTCCTCCGTATCGGTAAAACAGTAGTCATTCTACAGCATAATTATGGATTGGTTCTCAATATAATGCGATGATAGGGATGGCGCTTTAACGTTAACAAATTACCAAAGAAGAGACGCCAACTAAACTGCTTGATAGCAAATACCATATAATAAAGATGTTGTATTATCTGAAAACCCATCAACCATGTTTTTAAGGAATAAACTTCGTTCCTGACTCTTATTGAATGCTTTATTTGCTgctatgaataaattattttaataatattttaacaggTATATAACAAATATGTAATTTCAAGGTGGGTtgtattttcgatttttcgttttttaaaCTCAGTTTCAATTatcaattataaatatattttttttgcaattctTTCATCTCTCTCttactttcttatttttttctcgcaGTTGACGCTTATTCCGGCAATGGTTGGCTAATagtataatttgtatatttacttttaaaaatggtttatgTTCTGATTTATTGTGCTAATGCAATCCTTTTCTATTTAAATGACCTAGATTTCTATATTACGATACAGTATGCGATTAAAGaatatgtaataataatatatcttttttccattttatttagtttaaaaccATGTAACAATGTCTTTTCTTCTTTAAATAGACTTTTTGATGTTATAGTTTAACAATTCAATCgtattatatacatttttaataagttttggtttttattcaCTGAGTTTATCAGATGGCTTCCACGGAATTAAACATACATATATCGATAAGCGCTTCAAACTTTCTTTTctgatataaattattatgtcAGCCCTTGTACCATTTGCGTTCATGTGCTAAATTGCCTAAATCGaggcaaaaaaaagtttcccaatttttttgtcctttttaatttaatttgttaaccgccttaaatattaaatgtttacaTGTTTGAAATCACGaatataactaaaaataaattataaaatgttttaaaagtatataaataaattgaatgaCAAAGTATTTGTATAAAAAGTAACAAAATTAACTTTGTCAAGCGAGTTACTTTCACTGTGCTTTATCATATAACATTTCTTATTACACATTAATCAAAATGTActgtttttcgcttttttgtgtgttgctCTCACCCTGAATCCCAAAGAAATGAAGGAAAAGTCCGTTTCTGTTGCAGGAAAGCTTTCGTTGAAAATCTAGACATGTCAGTCAGTCCGCCCTTATGAGACAGTCAACAATCGCGAACCCATTGGTTTTAAAATCTCTCagttataaaacattttcgtgATCATTCAACACATCGAAGCCTTACACAgcgttattatttaaattaatttttttaaacagatgttaaaatgtttaataatttcTATTATATAACAATGACCTTACAAACATTTCTCTACATATAAGCACGTATAAAACTATTGCTCTTATCAGAACAattacattatttaaattgtatggtttttttataattgtattttttcaaacAATAACATTAGTTTTGTGCAGATTTTAACtgtttttctttctctttAAATTAGTATGATATTGCTATATATGCAAGTATAAATCATTTTATGTACATCTATGTACGGGTTTCTCCGGTATACTTACTGGTGTTAATattatgtttttatgtttttattgatttaatatttaatttactcaGGTTTTAAACGGTGCCATTGGACTACAGTTTGTCTTGGCTTTGAGATCATGTCTTGCCAATGTTTAGTTTCTGATGCTCCAGAACCGTTTTTACCTTTAAACAACattcaaaattatatataatagttTGTTAAAAGTTGCATTAAGCactatttcaatttttattcttaccCGCTAATAATATTCGCCCTATCAACTCGTTCCTTCCTATATTATCAAAATCCATAACCATAACATCCAAGGAACATTCTCTTATTTTTTCCCAAGGAACGTTAAAGCTAAAGGATTCATTAAATACTGGATTTAATGTACATGTGAATATAggcgtttttcttttctctaCCCTTTTGTCTCCGAATTGAAGCCAAACCTTTACGTAAGGATCTGAAGGTAttataaaatgcaaaatattaagttatatattttatttaataatactagTAACGAGATAATTAATACTGTGggcaaaagttctgatatcatcatttgtgacgaaaatgtattataggTTCTACTAAATTAATcctttttcttaattttttacattcgcCACGCTGCTATTCAATATGCTTATGTTTAGTTGTACAATTTTCTTAAAGCGtacgaatgtaaaaaatattaagaaaatgtattttcttagaagattgtataattaattttcgTCGCAAATGTTGATATCAGAACATTTGTTTGCTGTAGGTGTGATCTTCACTAGAAATTTACCTCGTTCAAAAGAGTTTTTGTTCGATAATACTTACCGGATTTTCCATTTATATCCTTAGCTTTTAAATTTCGTGCTTTTATCAATGTCAATGTTAAAATTGAGTTTGATGGATGATAGCAAAGCGAGGAAAGAAGTTCACCGCATTTATCCTTCGCAGGGGGCTTTAAAGCTTTCCAAAATGATTGTTTTCCAGCGAAGTCAACCTTATATAACAAACGGATTAGTAAGTGATTACTGTTCATaagaaaaaactatttcatttattatttacctgGCAAAGCGGAAGAAATACTTCTCCGATGGAGTCATCTCTTGAGAACCGATCGTAGTCGAACACATGTAAGTGTAAAACCTACACCATTTGTTTGGtccattttaaacaaaaaccaaattttACGGTTtacttatattattaaattttggtgatttttaactaataaaattaaattaattttaattaagttgaAAGTACTAAGCTGCCGGAATCGAAATGTTACTCTTTTGTCCAGTTTACAAAAAGTCAATTTCCTCGgagaaaaattaaagtttgaAATTATAGATTAAGTTTTGGCAAATGTTGCTAAGCCTTGCTCTTGGTATTATATAAGTCGGATTTACACATTTGCGTCTTAAAGCTcttaatgaatatttatataggACACTTACATCCTAAAGGGCATAAAGTGCTATAGGAAAACTAAAAGTAACAAATTAAAACGTTGTTGTTCATCGACATATTTTTTTCCGCTCCCGAAAGACAACCAAAAGCACCTCCTAACGAGGTAAATTAccgaaatcatttttttttgacgaaaactaaataaaagtgTATAACATTACCCATCCCCCGCAGTTCTTATTTATAACGACAATTACTTCTATAGTCACAGGCACGTGAGCGCGAATACTTAATAATCAACCAACTCCATAACATTCATACAACAGTAAGAGATGCCTGAATATAaaccaacaatttttttacatttgttccttttaaaaataggtttccttgaaaaaaatattaccctaaaatgttttaaaactaaccaaaatttacaaaatattctaaactaaaaattagacacgaaagaacgctatagtcaagTGCCTATCAGATActcgttactcagctaaagggagtaaatgggaaatggagatcTAGAGATTGTAAGACGCCACCTACCCGCGATTTTTATGGTAACGTGGGTGGCTGACATAGtcggcgttaaagtgggcgtgggccATTAGGTACTGACTTgactaatatatttaatttttgggcggtttgtagGCGTAGGAGTCGGTGTTGCCTGTTCGTAGAAGATGGCGATGGAGTGTATTACGCCCCCGTCTCACTAGTGTCCATTTCCTCATttgcttaaaaagtttaagtaaATAGTCCGATAGTACAGttgtaataataatcaaaacaaaacaacataAAGGTGTATAGCCTTGAGATTTCTCTACTTTTGACACATTGTTGTAAAAAGTCCAGTTTTACAGttattattcaataaatatagCCACACCTTTTTATGTGTatcaatattatattttagtcTTAACATAATTTTAATAGTTATAAATTGAATAGCACAACTTTTCGGAAAGTATATGTTTTGTATGATTTGAACAAAAACAACTCTTAACGGGGCACCTTCAACAAACAAACGccctgatatcaacttttgtgacgaaaatttTGTTCGAAGATCTAccaaataaatacactttctaaatttttacGTTACGCACTCTCCAAATTAATATGCATTTGTTTATGCCGAAtgagttgatatcagaacttatGTTTGTGAAAAGAgcgatcgtcactatatttttacctgtGTATATAAGAAGTTTGGGTTTGATTTAATGACAGAGAATATTAAAAGgaaatatgaatattattttttgacttgatttaaatatttttaaattattatgatATGGATtcaataaaacgtttttatttaatttaaatatataatacgaCACATTTAAAATCAGTATCCAGATatttactttgatttttcttCAGCGCGTTTAAActtctataaaatattttaagatgtGGCCTTTATCGGCTCGGAagcgcttccttctacctggtAAATACTATTTGACATACATACCATCTTTTTACTTTATCAGATTTACAAAATCCTGCTACATTGAAAAAGCCTATGGAGATTGTTAAATTTATACTTACACGAGACTGAAGTTTTTGAATGGGGAATCCTTCAAAGTAAAAGGTTTCATTCCAACGAGGATTTAGGGTTCgcctttttattttggtttccaATCTATGTTTTTTATCTGGTAATAAGGTTACTCGAACGTAAGGATCGGAAGTTCCACTTAAATCTTTCGCAGGAAGCTCTTTTCCTTGaagaacttttaaaattaatgttgTATTTTGAAAATCATATTCCaaggaaaaatgtatttgtccaACATTTTCACTCGGATCGTTGCTGTCAAGGTACATGTCTGACATCGAGATACTtttgttctaaaaaataagatta encodes:
- the LOC108036017 gene encoding synaptotagmin-7 isoform X2, with translation MASIVLIACLAVLGLIIAIALFLAGGYLWWRHKRSQLQFIEPNEDEESSSYSLRAAQDIVDSGNPPTKPQVPATQAITTPLQNNINRKLNGFLSLRTPLIGGSGTTQAKPQNVSSVGNTGDGIAKDSANKSISMSDMYLDSNDPSENVGQIHFSLEYDFQNTTLILKVLQGKELPAKDLSGTSDPYVRVTLLPDKKHRLETKIKRRTLNPRWNETFYFEGFPIQKLQSRVLHLHVFDYDRFSRDDSIGEVFLPLCQVDFAGKQSFWKALKPPAKDKCGELLSSLCYHPSNSILTLTLIKARNLKAKDINGKSDPYVKVWLQFGDKRL
- the LOC108036017 gene encoding synaptotagmin-7 isoform X1 is translated as MASIVLIACLAVLGLIIAIALFLAGGYLWWRHKRSQLQFIEPNEDEESSSYSLRAAQDIVDSGNPPTKPQVPATQAITTPLQNNINRKLNGFLSLRTPLIGGSGTTQAKPQNVSSVGNTGDGIAKDSANKSISMSDMYLDSNDPSENVGQIHFSLEYDFQNTTLILKVLQGKELPAKDLSGTSDPYVRVTLLPDKKHRLETKIKRRTLNPRWNETFYFEGFPIQKLQSRVLHLHVFDYDRFSRDDSIGEVFLPLCQVDFAGKQSFWKALKPPAKDKCGELLSSLCYHPSNSILTLTLIKARNLKAKDINGKSDPYVKVWLQFGDKRVEKRKTPIFTCTLNPVFNESFSFNVPWEKIRECSLDVMVMDFDNIGRNELIGRILLAGKNGSGASETKHWQDMISKPRQTVVQWHRLKPE